The sequence ATAATCGACAGTAAAGGTCGTATACTATTACCTAAACAAGTCTTAGACAGTTTAAACTGGGGACCAGGTGATAAGGTGACGTTTGCTATTGAAAAAGAAAAAGTTATTATTACGAGGCGCGTATGAGTTTTATATTGTTTGATATAGAAGTGTTCAAGCACAATTTTCTCTGCGGGTTCAAAAATTATGAGACCGGCGAACGCGTGCGGATATGGGACGATTATGACGCGGTAGTAGAATACGTGCACCAGTATAGTAAAACACATATGTTTGTTGGTTATAACAATCACCGGTATGATGATCATATTATTAATGCGATTATGAAGCGCCAAGACCCTTATATAATTTCTAACGATATTATTAATAATCGACACAAGTCGAATTGGGCGCGTGTGCCTTATGCGAGCATTGACGTGGCTGCGTTATTAGCGATGGGTAATTCTTTAAAATTGCTTGAGAGCGATTTAGGGTTATCTATTGAAGAATCAAATATATCGTTTGAAATACAGCGACCGTTAACTGCAGAGGAAAAAATAGAAACAGAAAACTATAACGACCACGACATTGACGCATTAGAAGTGGTGTTCAAAATTGTGGCACAAACTTCACTACGCACAAAATTCGATATGATTAATTATTTTAAACTTGACCTCCGCAGCAATATACGCAAGCCCCTGCCAACAATTATGGCGCTCGGGCTGGGTGCGAAGCGAGGATATCATGATCGTAAATCGTGGACAACGTATCCGAATTTACAAGTAGATGATGAAACACGCGAGTTTTTAGAAAAGGAGCAATATTTAACAAATAGTCGTACTTTTTTATTAGCCGGTATCCCGCATAAAATGGGTTTAGGTGGCTTACACGGCGCGGTTAGTAATCATCGTGAGAAATGGGGATACTTATTGGACGTCCGCGGTTATTATACCTTAATCCAGCTTCTCTATAGGCTCTTATCGCGCTCACTCGGGGAAGAAGGGTACGACAAAGTATGGGAATTATATCACGATCGAATTCGCCGTGATGAAAACGGTGACGCGACCGCCAACTCTTTAAAAGAGGGTGTTTTATCCATTTGGGGTGCGGTACGTAATGAATATCATTTATTGTATGATCCATCAATTGCCGTATTAATCACTCTCACCGGGCAGGCGTTTCTTGTCGACCTCGTGCAACAAATTGAACCTTACATTGATCTTATTCAATCGAATACGGACGGTATTTTTATCGTTCCAAAAGACCGGATCAAGGGCGGCGAGTACGACATGAAAATGCGAGCCGCGGTAGAAAAATGGAAAGAGAGAACCGGCTTTGAGTTAAAAATTGACGAGTTTTCAAACTTGTGGCAAAAAGATGTTAATAATTATGCTTGTATTATTAATGGCAAAAAAATTAAAGCCAAAGGTGGATATATTAACGCGTGGCAAGCAGATCAAACAGAGTTTTTGTACTCCATTGGGCGTTGGCATAAGCAAGGATCGGTCGTGGATAAAGCGCTGGTTAATTATTTCATTTATGATACACCGCTTGCGGAAACAATTAATAACGAGACCGATTTAAGCATGTTTCAATATACGGCACGTAAAGTCGGTGCCAATTTTACGGATGTTTTGTTAAGAGAAACGAACAAGGAGACCGGAGAAATAGTTTATCACAAGGTTTTCCAACAAACAAATCGCGTATTCGCTGTTAAACCGGATTATAAAATTAATAAATGGGAATTCGTTAAAGTAAAACCGCGCGATTATTCTAAAACAAAAGCTGATGCCAAAACCGGCGAGAGCGCAGAAGAAGTAATTATGCGTGAACAAAGAAACGGAATTAAATATCATGACCCCGCAACTGGTGAATTATTAATTGATACCGGTTTACAACAGGTCGCTTTAATACCATCGATGCCGGAGGATGTTTTTGTTTACAATAGAGATATGAATGACCCTGGTGCAACTGAATACATTTTAAAAAGACTTGATCGAGAACATTATATTAACGACGCACAAAAAAAATTAAACGATTATTTAGGAATCAAACCAGAACGGGTCAGGAAACCCCGTAACCAAAAAATAACTATTCACGTATATAATGAACAAGAGTTTACGGATTTAGAACTACTGTTAAAAGGTGAAAAAGAATGGGTGCGAGATGAAGGAATGATCGGTGAATTGCAATATAGTAAGAATGAAGATCTTTTAACAATTATAAATAAAGAAAAAACATTTACTTTAAAATTAGAGAAAAATATCTTGATACAGCCGCTTGTCGATAAAGAAAGCAATAATAATATATTGCCGACAATAAAGATGCGGCGCACGCGCCGGTCCAAAGAAGAAATCCGCGTCGACGACAAACATGTGATCGTGATTGCTGACTGCGGGGATTATGGGATAGAGATCGGTTTGTTCAAGGGTAAAAGTTTAAAACTGATTGACCAAAACGTGGTTAAAACATTAGAACACGCTCAGGAGATTGCCGGTAATTGGATTATGAAAATTATTGCGTAACCACCTGCTTGATTCCCTTGACTTTTATTAGAATATATCATATAATAATTATATAGAAAGAAGGTAAAAATGATTAAATTAGCAAGTATTACACCAGTGAAGGACATTAAATTAGGATTAGAAGAACCGATTGCAATGTTTTTAACCCATCTTGTTTTACAGCACCCGGATTACGCGCTTGCCGCGCGCGAATATGAAGGATATAAGATTTTAGATAACTCATTAATTGAATTAGGTTCGGCGATGAGTTTAGATAAAGTGCTGCTCGCGGCAAATATTATTGACGCCGATGAAATAGTTTTGCCGGACGCATTTCAAAAGCGGGGGGAAACATATGAATTAGTGGTTAAGGCGTTGGAAGAATTGGAAACAAAAACCTTACCGAAAAAATATAAAATTATGGTCGTCGCACAAGGTAGCGACAAGGACGAATTTTATAAGAGCTTTAAAGAACTGGCAGCGCTACCTGGCGTTGATGTTATCGGGGTACCAAAGATACAAAAAGAACGGGTAACTTATGGTGACCTTTTTAAAACCACTACTAAAGAAATACATTTTCTTGGTTGCCCAGAAAGTTTAGATGAGATCCGACAAATGAGCGATTATCTTTTAACACGAGTGCGATCAATCGACACGTGTATTCCCGCGCTCAATTCGATTTTAACGGACGACCCATGGGAAAAGCGCCCCACGGACTATACTATAAATCTGCACACTGATCGAGTCGATGTGTGCAATTATCGGCGGATCGTTGGTGGGGTAAAAAAATATGTCAGGGAACGAAAAAATAATAATATTTATATTTATTTGGCAGGACCTTTATTTACGAACGCTGAACGCCGAGCGCGCCATGAAGAAGCGCATTGGTTACGCATTTTCGGTTACCAAGTTTTTAACCCGTTAGAACTTAATGAAAGTGGAGTTGATCCAAGTTTGTTTTTTGAAAAAGATTTAGAAGCGATGAAAAAATGCGACGTGGTAATTTTAACTGCAGACAATTTTGACAGCGGAACAATGGTGGAACTCGGTTGGTTTTTCGCTAAAAATAAAAGAGTTATCACGATATGGAGCGATATGCGGC comes from Bacteroidia bacterium and encodes:
- a CDS encoding nucleoside 2-deoxyribosyltransferase → MIKLASITPVKDIKLGLEEPIAMFLTHLVLQHPDYALAAREYEGYKILDNSLIELGSAMSLDKVLLAANIIDADEIVLPDAFQKRGETYELVVKALEELETKTLPKKYKIMVVAQGSDKDEFYKSFKELAALPGVDVIGVPKIQKERVTYGDLFKTTTKEIHFLGCPESLDEIRQMSDYLLTRVRSIDTCIPALNSILTDDPWEKRPTDYTINLHTDRVDVCNYRRIVGGVKKYVRERKNNNIYIYLAGPLFTNAERRARHEEAHWLRIFGYQVFNPLELNESGVDPSLFFEKDLEAMKKCDVVILTADNFDSGTMVELGWFFAKNKRVITIWSDMRHELIPNLFVRGAASSGKNVILPEFDITRIDKIING